In Theileria equi strain WA chromosome 3, complete sequence, the genomic window TCCCGTAGAGTAAACATTTTGGTAGTTCTTATATTCTCATTTTCCGAGTTTATAACGAAATAGATCCATGGTAACCGCTTTGTTGTTGTAACAGTTAAGGTCATCTAGTTCCTTTAGAGATCCTCATATTTGAGTTAAGATGTAAGAGTGATGAGGGTAAGATTCCAATCTTTGCCACCTTCCTTACTCTTGGCATAATAGGTAGTTATAGCATTAGTAGTGATAATACCAAGTAGGATAGGTACACCGTCATCGCCATTCTAAAAATATACTGCTACCTCCCTAACATTTTCTATGGACCTTCCAGCTTCTATCTGGCCTCCACCTTGTATTTTACCATCTAGAGTAAATGCTCTTATTTCACACAAAAACTGTCCCTATCACCCTTGCATAATCCAGATTTTAATCGGTTTTCTATCTTTAACGTTAGTACATTagtcatcctccatattcAGAGATAGTGTGCTtattcaaaactctgagatccatgagtagtctccTATCCTCGCTCCATCAGCCGAGATTTCCTCCCCCGTAACAGTTCGTTCTGTTTCCTATAACTCCTCGGGTCCTGACCTATTGTAGCTACTTTTATGGACTGCATGATCGGTGATAGTTCAACCCTAGTGGATTCTAAACGTACTTCATTTGCCATGGCCTTATTTTACATCATATGCATTCTAAATTCATGGTATGTTGGCTGTTCACTtacttacacattttatggAATTTGTCCATTTGGAGTCACATCGTCCCTCGGATCCACATGCTTCATCCTGGAGCCAGCCCCTCCCTTCCAGCTATACAAAACCAATTCTTACAATTGCCTCCGTGAATCTTGGCAACTGGTCCCTGAGAGACGAGTACTCACCACACTGCGCTTCCCACAAGGTAGCcaacacatttttcatttttgttGCCATACAAAGAATTTTCGTTGTTTTGCGTGGAATTTTCtcattttgaaaatttcaGCTGCCGTGAAGCTACGGCATGTGCTTTTAGGGAAATCCATTCGTTTATGGCGCATAAGCCAAGACGTTTCAAAGTTATGCCAAAGGCCTATAAATAAAAGCGTATCAAGAGAAAAGGTACAGATTGGGGAATAAATACGTCCATTTAAGGGCAAATGAGTAAAAAATCGGTTTGATCTCCACCATGTGGTACACATACATCCTGCTATTGCTACAAACTTGCTGTTTGTGCTACgaatacaaacttttatctcAAAAGTTTACATCGCGCGGGATTATCTCAGATTTTGGAGATTATGACGATGACGGAGGGATCGATTTCATCACTGTACACGTTTTTGCCAATGTAAGTTATGCTTGATGCGCAAAGGGAACCGGAGTTGCGCGACTCTAGACATGAATCCACTAGGGTTGAACTATAATAGGCCATATAGTCCACGGAATTTGCCAAAGAAACGGTATGATATGCTTTCTATCTAAGCGGAAATTTGACGGGATAGAGTGGTAATTTAGACGGTTATATGGATATTAGACTCTGAAAACTTGTACTGTGTAAAAGCCACCAGTGATACAGCTGAGATATGTCTAGAACACGCGTAACTCTGGCTCCATTTGCTAATATTCGTATGCATATTGTACACTATACTTGACTCAACGTTAATATTTAGGGGGAGGGATACAAGAGTACAGTATACGTTCATACCGATGTTAACAAAAACGCTGTCGTACACCAAAATATAACAGTTACTGGAAAATGTGTTGGCTCCGTAGCTACAGATCTCAATGCAGACAATGTGTTGGATATTTTGTTGACTatggaaaaggaggaagGTATCTACTATCTTCTAGGGTTATATCAAGATCAAGAAAGTGGGCAATTATCGGTACAATGGGACTCTAGAGAAGAAATAGACTTTCCAACTGGTGTAGATGGAACAAAGTCTGCACAAAATTCGCCGGTAAATCCCATCACAAAGATGCATACTAGTACATCAAAGCCTCCAATTACAAATTCGAATGTCTACGGCTATACCACGATACATCCACTACTGGCTGATATAAATGGTGATGGAATGGTAGACATTTTGGTACAGAGTGATTCCGAAAATCAGGACCAAATATTTGTATGGCTTAGGACAAAGAGCAGATATATTCCATATACATTAGAAAACATTCCATATGTTAACTTTGATCAGATAGATGGGAAAATTGTGAATCCACATAGCAGTGCATTTGTAGATATGAATGGGGATTGCAGAGCTGACTTGGTGCTTCATGTAATGAGAAATAATTCCGTTTTTTTGGACATTTACTTGACAAGTTATGCAGATGGAACCCTGGTGTATAAAAAGTATAAGGATAGTATTTCTGTTCCAAAGAATTATGGACAAATTTCATTCCATGATTTAAACGGAGATGGAACTCTAGATGTTTTAATTCCTCACTGCAAAAAGGCGCAGAATCTTCCAATTTCTCCGTCCGAGGACATCTTATTATATACTGAATGTGAGATTAATGTAATATACAATGGTCAAATCCCATTTTGTTCCAAGTTATGGCAAAATGGGCAACCTAACAAGTGCAGACATGCTTCAAATTTGTGCATACATTCGGACATGGTTTTCACAAATGACTATTCTCTTTCCATTGCGAAAACCATGGGTTCTGTAGGAATGTTTAGAGTTTCTGTTGGAGATTTTAATAACAATGGATATCCAGATTTGATCGTTAACCTTTATGACCCAGGAAAGAGTTTTTCATCACTGTACGAAGCAACTAGTGAATCGGATGTTGTGCTTGTTTACAAGAACTTGTTTCTAGAGGGTGATACACCAAAATTTTCACAAccaattaaaatattcGTCCCAAGGGATCAAGGGGAACGAATCGATAGAGCCGTGACGCTAGACCTTTTTGAGAATGTAAGTATCTATAATCTACTTCATATTCTATATCCCTTTTCACTTATACATATCATCCAGGGTATTATAAATTTGCTTGTGTTTTTAAATGATGCGAATGGAATGATAACTTGTCGTTTTTATTCGCTGGTTAATGAACAGATTGGATTGTTTATGAAGGTCATGACTAGGAATTTCGTACTGGATGAATCTAAGCTATTGGAaaatacattttcatccGGATTTAATGCACATGGTCCGACATACAAAATAACTGTTATCGAttttgatggaaataaatCACCAAAGATCACTACACTGCGTTCACAGTCGGCGCATTCACCTCTATTACCTCCattcaatatttttggGTAAGTGCATTTATCTCCTAATAAATTTGCAATAGATTGGGAGAAACAAATAATTATGTTGAAGAATTCTATCTGGGCATGCCAACTTCTAGTAAAGCCTATAGTAACATGTGGATCTCAATCATCCCAAACTGCAGTGTAATGACGATACCATTTCCACTGCCCAAGCCGAACGAGTATGTTTTTACATGTAATAATAACGTTATACTACAGTTGGATACTCAAATTGAGCTTGAGTCCATCCAAAAAAATTTATACCATATTAATCGCAACTCTAACATGCCTGGTAGTGTTTGGACTCATGATTCTCATTTTTGACCTAAAGGAAAAGCGAGAGGATTCTGAACAAGCAAAGGGTTTTAGACAAAAGTTTATCATTAATTGATTTGATGCTAATCTATCTTGTTATGTTATCTGAATCTTTTATCTGGTGGTTG contains:
- a CDS encoding T-cell immunomodulatory protein precursor, putative (encoded by transcript BEWA_001120A); the encoded protein is MWYTYILLLLQTCCLCYEYKLLSQKFTSRGIISDFGDYDDDGGIDFITVHVFANGEGYKSTVYVHTDVNKNAVVHQNITVTGKCVGSVATDLNADNVLDILLTMEKEEGIYYLLGLYQDQESGQLSVQWDSREEIDFPTGVDGTKSAQNSPVNPITKMHTSTSKPPITNSNVYGYTTIHPLLADINGDGMVDILVQSDSENQDQIFVWLRTKSRYIPYTLENIPYVNFDQIDGKIVNPHSSAFVDMNGDCRADLVLHVMRNNSVFLDIYLTSYADGTLVYKKYKDSISVPKNYGQISFHDLNGDGTLDVLIPHCKKAQNLPISPSEDILLYTECEINVIYNGQIPFCSKLWQNGQPNKCRHASNLCIHSDMVFTNDYSLSIAKTMGSVGMFRVSVGDFNNNGYPDLIVNLYDPGKSFSSLYEATSESDVVLVYKNLFLEGDTPKFSQPIKIFVPRDQGERIDRAVTLDLFENGIINLLVFLNDANGMITCRFYSLVNEQIGLFMKVMTRNFVLDESKLLENTFSSGFNAHGPTYKITVIDFDGNKSPKITTLRSQSAHSPLLPPFNIFGLGETNNYVEEFYLGMPTSSKAYSNMWISIIPNCSVMTIPFPLPKPNDWILKLSLSPSKKIYTILIATLTCLVVFGLMILIFDLKEKREDSEQAKGFRQKFIIN